The window CCTAGTTTTTCAGAGATTTCAACTCCAGACATTCCTGTCTTTGAATCTTTAAGAACATCAATCAACTTCTGTCTTATTTCTGTAGATTGGTAACTCCTACCCATATTGCTACAAAGTTAAGGTATTGTATAAAGACTAATTTTCAGAATAGACATGAATCGAACAGTACCGTGATAAATGCCCATCTTGCCAATCAACTGAAATAACTAAACATGGAATACGACATAACAGAAACTATGATCTTCAAAGGTATAGCTGTAAAGTATGTAGGAAAAGATTTTCTTTCAATCTAGGCTTTGAAAAGATGAGAGTTTCCCCGAAAGTGGTTACCTCTGCTATGCAACTTTACTTTACGGGAGAATCTCTCAGAAACGTACAGAAGTTCATCAAGCTGCAAGGTGTGAATGTTGCCCATTCTACTGTCTACGAGTGGATAAAGAAGTACACAGAACTGATGAAAATCCACTTGGACAGTATAGTGCCACAAGTTGGGGATACTTGGAGAGCTGATGAGGTCTACGTGAAAATTAAAGGTGATAAGAGATACATGTTTGCCCTAATGGATGATGAAACAAGATTTTGGATAGCCCAAGAAGTTGCAGATTCCAAATTCAAACATGACGCTAGAAACCTTTTGAGAATGGGCAAGGAATCAATGCAAGCTGTACCCAGAGTCTTTGTTACTGACGGATTACAGGCATACAATGACGCTTTTAGAAAAGAATATGGTGCAGTAAAGAAAGGAAGCCCAATTCACATTAGACATATCACTTTGAAAGGTGATCATAACAATAACAAGATGGAACGTCTTAATGGAGAATTTAGGGATAGAGAGAAAGTAATGCGAGGGGTTAAGAAAATGGATTCAGTAATTTTTGATGGTAGTCAAATTTACCATAATTACGTTAGACCTCACATGTCCTTAGATGGCAGAACCCCAGCTGAAGCTTGTGGTATTGAAATTAAGGGAAATGATAAGTGGAAAACATTAATTCAAAATTCGTATTATCACAAAAATGTTTAAAACTCTAAAATTTATGGTTTATGCCTATGATGTGCCTATTTTGTTTAAAGCACTTGACATAATATAACAATAATTTCAATTTGAAAATAGTGATGGTTTTATATAATGATAGGTAAATGAAACCATATGCAATCCTTATCAGGTATGCGATTGGTTACATTTCCTACTGAATCTGCAGAAGGTCAAGCATTTTCAGAATTGATGTTAATCGACAAGTCCATACATATTGTCAACGACGGAAAATACGTAATATCTGAAAAACAATGCACACATCTAAAAGAAAAAGGCATTGATTACAACGTAGAAGAAACATTATAAAATACACTCTTCTTTGTTTTTATACTTGAGTTCTGAAAAAGATCATATTCGTATAATCTATGTAATGCGTCGCCCTGCTAGATCAGAAGATGATGGAAAATTATGGATAACTGCAAAGAAAAAAATTCAAGAAAATTTTGATGGAAGAATAGTTCCGTTCAATACTAATGATCTTAAACATATTACTTTGGATAATAGTGGGTTTCGAATAAGAATTGATAAACATGATTACAATTCTTTTCGTATAGATGTCAATATTTTGGAGACAGATGATCCATTAATGATGATTAATACAATGTTGTTAGCACTAAAAGGACTAGCAGAATTAAATCAAATAGACAAATCGTTACCTGTTAGATGTTTTGTGTCTTTTGAAATAAAATCTGATGGAACAAGTATTGAAGACATTTCAAAAATATTAGATAGAAAATCTCCTGCATCTCTTTAGATTTCAAATTAGCGATCATTTTGCAATTAATAGGATCAATTGATCTAACAAAATGGTGAATAGAATTGATCGATATATTACATCAGGAACATCCGATGTTAAATTATAGGTAAGAGAAGTCGACACCACTAGCGTTAAAAAGTCTCAATTGGGACTAGTGGTTTTCTCTTACCTATATTTCCATTAAAAGAAATAAAAGATCCATCTGTAATATTTTTTAACAAAATAGATGAAATAAGGGTCAATTTTGTTATCTAATTTGCCTTAACTTAAGATAGATCAAATTTACAACTAAAGAGTTTTAAAATTAATAGTCATAGATAGTATAACCAAACCCTCAACTCTTGATCAAGACATGACTGTTGAGGGGCTAGCTTTGGTCATACTATATTGTTAAATCAACTGATCCTATTAATTTCGATTCATTAGTGGGAAATAGACTAGGAGATCACATGTTATCAACAGGCATAATTTACAGATTGACAAAACCTTAATTCAAAATATAAGTAAAACTTCATAGTGTTTGAAACCATTAAGATGGATTGTCATGGTTGTAAAAAGAAAGTCACCGTATTTATCAAAAATCCAAAATATCTAAATAAAAATATCAACAGGGCTAGAAATGATAATCCCATATATCCAGCGTTTGGGACTGCCAAAATATCAGAACATAGTAGAGGATTACTCAAAGGGAAGTGTAATAGATCAGGGAAAGTGTTTAGGATTAAAGGCAAGTTTGTCATGGAGGATATTGGTAGATATGATCATTTTGAATGGCATGTAAATTAATCCATGTGCCGACTGTTTACACGAAGATGAGTTTGTTGAATGTGCCGATAAGCTGGCACGACCTTTTTTAGAATATATTCAATAATGATAGATTGGAGGCTTTTTTGAGATATGACTTTTCCATCAGCATCAACTATGCTGATTTGTTTTTGTAGATTTAGATCATTCATAACACAAATAGAATGTTTCAACTATTTCTACTTTTTATTATTCATGATCTCATCTGTTTTTTTATTACATGGTTCTGGATCTGGATCAGGATAATACTGTTTTTTCCAATGCACTTTAGCATCTTTGTAAAGAGACTCAAAAGAATCCATATATCGATGAGTTCCTCTTAATTGACGTTCTCTTTCTATGTTTTTCTCCAACGCTTTCCACGTTTTGATTATTACCCCTGCATAAGCATCAAGAAAATTATTTTTTGGGACATAACCATATTGTACCAAACTACCTATTTCACCAAATACAGTTCTAACTTCTTCTATGTCTTCATTATAAGTAAAATCCAGTAATTTTCCGTCACTGTCAATTTTTCCAGTACAATATGCCTCATAAAGACGACGTCGTATCCGTTTATTTGGTTCATTACTAAGAATATCATAAATTCGCAACATACCTTTTCTATCATATTCTTTTTTTTGATAATAACGTGTTATCAAAATAGCAACGAATGTAAGACCAATTCCCAAAAATGTACCTATAACTAAATAAGGTTCATGCCATGTCATTTTTTCTCACTTGCATTTTGAATCAATGTTTTCCATTTATCATTTCCCTTAATCTCAATTCCACAAGCTTGTGCTGGAGTCATTCCATCTAAAGCCATATGAGGTCTAACATAATTGTGGTATATTTGAGAGCCATCAAAAATAACCGAATCCATTTTTTTGACCCCTCTCATAATTTTCTCCCTATCTCTAAATTCACCATTTAATCTCTCCATTTTGTTATTATTTTTGTCTCCATCTAATGAGATATGTCTAATGTGAATTGGGCTACCTTTCTTTACTGC is drawn from Candidatus Nitrosarchaeum limnium SFB1 and contains these coding sequences:
- a CDS encoding transposase is translated as MRVSPKVVTSAMQLYFTGESLRNVQKFIKLQGVNVAHSTVYEWIKKYTELMKIHLDSIVPQVGDTWRADEVYVKIKGDKRYMFALMDDETRFWIAQEVADSKFKHDARNLLRMGKESMQAVPRVFVTDGLQAYNDAFRKEYGAVKKGSPIHIRHITLKGDHNNNKMERLNGEFRDREKVMRGVKKMDSVIFDGSQIYHNYVRPHMSLDGRTPAEACGIEIKGNDKWKTLIQNSYYHKNV